Genomic DNA from Acipenser ruthenus chromosome 4, fAciRut3.2 maternal haplotype, whole genome shotgun sequence:
TTAAGACAACATGCCAACTTATCTGTTGTTTTTGCTTACGCTAAAAGCACCATTTTACAGGGGAGACGTATTAAGATTTCTGACCAACCCTGTAACCATCATCTGAATAAAATCAGTACATATGACAAGCAAGCTTTATACCATACATCATTTATGCCACAAAAAGTTGCCAAGCTGTTTTTTGtatagtttaaacatttagctttatatattacattatgtACAACAGGCCAGTTTTAcccatatgtatatatttaaacaaataaaaaaataatgagccATTTCAGCAACATTTTCAGGAATTGACAGACTTACTTGAGAAGTTCATCCCGTTCCGTTTTGCGTGCAAACACAATGTCGCTGCACTTGTTTTGGAATTTCAGAAGGATTTCAGTCAGCTCATTGTAGAACTGGAAAAGAAATCGGCAGAAGGGGAGTTCGCTAATTAGAATTAAAATGTCTGTGATTCATCATTACTGATAAATGCTGGTGCAACACTAATCAAAGGTTTAAGAATATTGTATAGGGAAATCACAACATCCCTTTTATTAAATTCAACTGTGTGATGGACCTGGTGGACAACATGCTGGATCATTAAACTAACTGCTAAGGGTACAGAATTATTTACAACCGTATTAAACATGAATACAAATTATATGAGAACAAGAACACTTTGCAGGTCATTATTCAGGTAGCAACACTAAACGTGAATATACAGAACACAAgcatatcattatttttacaaagtTAACTAAACCAACAACGCAGATGGAAGTGCTACTTGTCATCTGAAGAGCTGTAATTTAGTTATAGCTGAATAAACCTATTTGATAGcgtagaaaaataaacaaacatccaCCTCTATACTTGTTTCAGTTACCTACGTGatttatatttgaatatttaaaggCTACAATGTTATGTGGGTGATGCTTTTGTGTATATAAAATCAACCCGATATAAAAACGTCAcgttaatactgtactgtacaaaccTTGGTGCCTTCTTTCAGATTGCTGGAGAGTTCCACATAACTATCGTGAGCAGCCGCAAGTTTCTTGAGCATCTCCTCTCTCTGGTTGGCATCTGCATTCGATTGTCTCATTGTAGCGAACTCCTGATGAGAGTtctgaaaaggaaaacaaatttgtTTTATAGTAAATTAACCTGCTGCTGTACAGATGAGTGGAACATTACATTGATGTGTCAATCAATAGTAAggctgtaaacaaaaaaaaagttcatttttgtttacaaaaaacaaaacaaacaaaaaaaacacacataccaaCACAACATTTAAAACCTTTATAGCCTTAGAGAAGGCTAGTGCATTAACGcactgcaccacctagccccATTCATGACTGTTAATGAGGCTTTGATGGCATACAACATTGTAgtgctataaaataaaaatacatattataatgAGAATAAAACAAGAGTCTAATCGGCTGCAGGTAACAGCAAGCCTCAGCACAGTTCTCCTATAGCTGACTTTCTAGTTGGTTTCCCAGTAATGGTACGGCAgtttagatatttaaaaaagCATCACTGACCTGGATCTTTCCCAGAATCTCTTCTTGGCTCTTTAAGCTCTGCAGCACTTTCTGGGTGTACCCTCCGTAGATGTTATCAAGCTCTGTCACAGAGATTGCCTCCTCATTAATGGCGCCGTCTTGCGCCAGTGCTGTCAGGAATTTGCTGGTCATGTCAAACTGGGCAGATTTTATGTCATTCTCCAGCTTCTCTCTCTCCATCTTTACTTCGTTAACGTTGGCCAGCAGTGCTCTGAGCACTGACACAACCTGAAACAAACACagattaataaaacataaaacaaaacaaaaaatgacaacTGGATGTTGTACCATTATTTCTTATGCATTTGACCCAATTCCAGAACAGAAATAAATCAGCAATCATTTTCACCTACTGGAAGGGTTATGAAAATGTACTTTTGggtgggggggtgaggggggtggcGCTACTAACAAAAACATGATGCCTCAATCTGCACAGGGCTTGGGCAACAGTAGACGGGGAAAGTATTGGAAACTGAGTCACCAACACTATTTTCAATATTAAAGTCTTTATTTTTAGTCGCACTACCACGTTTCATTCCTGCTGTTGCTATGGCAGTATGAAGCTGTACTGCATTACAATGTAGCCCTTTCATTAAGTGCATACAGTTATAGCTACATACTGGAATATGACTTTACCTCCTGAGGATCTGCTATAGGAGACACACAGCAAGGGGCAAACAACAACTCTGCTATTGAGAGGCTTAGAGTTTAATGAACCCTCTTTAGCTTGCTCACAGTCTCTCGAACTTGTGCACAGATATTTATTGTATAATCTCACCTCGCTGCCTTGCAGGGTTTTTGCAGGATTGGCTGAAGGAATCGCAGCATTAAGCTCTGCCTCAGGTTTGCAGAGCAAAGCAATCATTTCCCTGTGAGTGCCGTAGCGTTGTTTTACCACTATATCCGCCTGGACAGCTTTGTCCAAAACATTACGGGCATTTCCTCCCTCTGGAAATATATACATAAAGGTAAAAACTGTTATCATACCCTCATGTATAGATATAGGTAAAACTAGTAAAAATCAAAACGGTTAATTGCGTGATCAACGTGACAATGGCCTGGTGGAAATAAAATGTAGTGCTGCACTGCAGATAGTCAAGATGCTGGAAACCTACAACTTCATACtataaaatcagctttgaagtcAATTGGCCAAGTGACTTAAAAAAAATCAACTCCAtacagtgtggactagtggttagggctctggactcttgaccggagggtcatgggttcaatcccaggttgggtatactgctgctgtacccttgagcgaggtactttacctagattgctccagtaaaaacccacctgtataaatgggtaattgtatgtaaaaataatgtgatatgttgtaacaattgtaaatcgccctggataaggacgtctgctaataaataataataataataataataataataataataataataataataataataataataataataataatctagaaaaaaaaaaaagtcaggtggATATAAATAGTTGAATATGTTGTGAAAACAATACCTGTTCTTAGGGGCTTGTAAAGGTCGTTTGAGGCGGTTCTTTGCCAGCGTTGACCGAATTTGTTTCTGAGCTCATTATCTGTGGCTTCTTCCTCATCCAGTATTCTCAGAGACTAAACAAAAAGAGACAATAAAAAATTACCAGACAAGTATATATTAAACTGTTACTTTACAAAGCTATCCTAGGTCTTTCTACAGATCCTTTGAGAACAGAGTTTGATACACCTGTGCAGCTAAAACTGACAATTCATCTAACTAGAGGTATCAGAAATAGAAGGTAAAAAGGGTTAAAGGGCATAGAGGCATAACAAAATTGGAGAACAGCTTCTGCCCCCCAGCTCACCTCATCTAGGATCTCTCGGTTTCTCTGCAGAAGTTCAGGAAGATCTTTAATCAGCTGGTCGATGCTCTGCAGGCCTCCCTGCTGGATAATGGCTCTGGACTTCTCCAAGATGGACTGGGGTATGCTGTCTccagagagatcctcaagagcggCAGGCAAGTTCAGAGAGGCTAGGACTCTGAGAAGACAAAccacaaattacatttttcacagtGATACAACATACTGCTTAAAATATCTAGAAAGAGTCCCACTGAATAGCACTAGAGATGCTGCTAGTCAcaatttacataaataaaaagctaGAATGGGAGAGTAATCAAAAGTGATCAAGGGAATCATAACGAAAGCTTCCCGGAGTTGCCTACACTTGCCCCAGCCTCAGTATTAACATCTTCATAAGTTACCTTTACCAGATTTAACatgcaaataaattaaatcactgattgcttttttattttaattttttttaaacatgcataaTCACATTGTACAGAGTCTGAACTTTCCAGTAATGTGTTGTCATATAAAGATGGGAATGAAGTCTTCTTAAGGTTGAAAACATTTACGACcgttatcttgttttttttttgtttgtttgtttgtttttttaaatcactgggaatacgcaaaacaaaaataaaaacaataccattATAAAAAGGCATTCATAAATTTCAGTGAGTCTTATTACCCATTAGACAGGTTTGTTGCTTCTCTCATTTGCCCGATTAGCCTGTTTACTATTTCTGCCTTTCTTGAGTTGTAAACTGTCATGGAATTCTGCACTGCCAGAGGGACCATCTTCTCAAACAGGTCTGGAAAAACAAGAGTACAACTCTAATTAACTTGACATTACAGTACAAATGCACcaatactgtactgtgacaatgaaaaaacacatgaaatcacATTTCTGTCACAGGTTAGCTTGTATCCTGGAGCAGTCATAGTAAAATCGGTGCcaatactgtgtgtgtggggtggggggtatGAGAGTTCAGGGCGCTTCAGTAAATAGGGTTTGGGAAGATGAACACTTAACACTATCCATTCTTTTCCCCTGCCTGTTAGAATCACTTTCACTAGCACACACCATTTATTTTCATGAAGTCCATGTCAGCATGGGTATTAAATTCCTGCTATGTCAACAAAGCTACCATAACATCAatcctttttttaataatctgCTAACAAAGATTCAAGACAGTGTCTATACTTGTAGATGATGATAAAAGTAACCTATTAGTCAAATTCAATAAAAGGTAGTATTGGAGTTGGGAGGCTATCTGCTGTTTCAGCTCCTACAAGTGGGAATGCCCTCGTTTAAAAAACAGCGACTTAAAACTTAAACACCTACTTCATAATGTAGTTTTTGTAACCCTGCTGTAATGTCAGTACAATATGATGACATTGGGACAATGAACTGTAGCCCAGGAAATAAGGAATGTCAAATGACCTCTATATGGCTGTATCATATCCTATTATATCATCAGATCCTCATAAAAGCCTTCAAATACAGCTAATAACATGCATGTTTTTCATTATACGCAAGACAATTAACTAATCAGTGTATGTTAATTGCAGGCTTGTAAAATGAAAGCCATGCCAATCAATAATCAATTAATTGTTGCATCTATAAATCATAGCACACCAACAGTAAGAGTAAATGAGTTTGCCTTACCAGTGAACTTTTGGCTAATGGGCACTTTGATTACTGTGGACTTTACCAAGGCAGCTTTGCCAATGGCCTCCAGGTCCTTGAGATCTGGAACCCGGTCATGATAGATGAAGTCATTGTCTTTCTTTGCAGCTGCCAGGGCACGAGAAATTTTATCGGAGAGATCTTTCACATTGACATACTCATCATAGCGGGATGCCACTGTTTTGACCAGATCTGTTGCATGCTGAAAAATACAGATTTCATATTCTGAACGTGTCTTTTGTAATAATATAGAACAGCTGTGCATCTACACACTGCCCCCAGCCACCAGGCAAGGTTTATTAACCCCTTAGCTTttgcatttaaatacaataaaaaaaaaaaaacagcagctgaaAGAGATCCCCATTTGAGCAGGATTACTAAGTgggacaatattttttttatatatttaaaaggtgTGTTGTCAGTCACTGAACAAACTTGTCAACTACACAGAACCCAGCAACTGCATTCTCTACTTCTGAACGGCGACAAAACAGCAAAATTAATTGCCTACAGACACGTTTAAACTTACAGGCCTCCTGCAGTTTGTAGTCTTTTCCCgacaaaaaaaagcattacacACCTAATGAAAGCAGTGACCACAGGTATGTATTCTCCATGGACTCCAGCTCCACTTGCTGTTTTATTAACACCCTCCTCCCATGTGAGGGAGGAAGCTAAATCTGACTCCATTAGTCAGTTAGCAAATGGAGCACTCTGCTTCTCTGACATGGAGTTCAGGGAAAACCATTTACAGGCTGTGTTTTCCTTCTGACAAAATGTATGCTGAACAGTAAAGGACGTGTTTTACAAGCATGTGTTTTGCAAAGTGTGTTTCAGTAGAACCTCTTTTTCAATCTAATTCTCCAAAGCTTTCCTAGTGTTGTAAAGTTCTTCATAATAATTGGACCCAGAGGGTCATAACCACATTTTGTCCCGTGGCTCTCTGTTGTGTCCTGTCGCCCACCCCAATTATCAAACTTTCTTTTATAATTTGCAAATTAGAAGCTGGTAagctcttaattattattataaatgcttaatataattatataatgcATGCAATAAAAACAATGCTGATGCAACATTTCATCCAGTTTGCTATGGAAGatctaaaataaaaaggtaaaatagTTCATTAAACAGCTAGAAAACTGTCCACATATGGAAGACAGAAGATCTACTGCAAATGCCACTCACTAGTAAAGAATAACTATATCCCACTCCTTATCAAATGGTATATATGAAATCTGAGAGTTCCATTTATATTGGCTTTTGGATCATCCACACTGACAGTGTAAGAATATAAAATCAGGAAATGACAACACTGTACAACAATTAGAGTGCACAATCTTATTTGAATGAGATACTCAAGTTAGTTCCACCTAGCAGACAGGTGTCACAAATCAACTAACTTGTATCTTTGAGTGAAGTAAACTTACCGGGTAACCCAGGTGAATGTGGAGACTGCCTGGGAAGTACCACATATTTAGTGCCTTTAACCTGATTTTGATAAGCACAACATTCAGAAAACCCACCTGTAACCTTCCAATCTCCTCCCCAAATTTCTTCTGCTGCTTGGCCAGCATGGACTGGTGGTACTCTGCGTTGGCCTGCATGATGCAGTGCTTTGCAGCAAGGACAGGCAGCACTTCCTGGAAATAAAAATACTGACCAGGGAAAAGTCGAGCCACAAGCaaccacacacacaaccacaacaTGGGATGCAGGAAGAGGAAAAAAGGAAGGACAAAAGGAATGAGAATTAACTGTTAATGTTTGAGAGAGGTTAATCATTAGGAGTAACAAAAATCGGTAGGCAAAACATTGGCCGAATTTAAAAAATACCTAGTTTACAAACATGTATGGGATCTGTTCATTTATGCTTAAGCTTCTGCATTACAGCAGTGTTAAATCTGTATTCTCAGTCCTCCTTCAGctatacttatttttttcaacatttgctTTTAGAGATAAAAGTTTGTGAAGTGTGCTGCTTTAGTCTGTACAATTCATACTTCTTTAAATATGTTATGACAATaacaaaatgtttgcttttacatgatggttttgtttttattgatatcttGATATGATGCATAATTCAGCAATTTTTCAATGTACATCACTATTGTAGTTTATATCAATATTGAGCCTTATTAaatagctgtttttttcttttctttttttttaaatagcatgtcTACTTTTGTTATTCAATATCCTGTTTTTGTCTTTACACaattcatgtttatttaaaaaatatgtatatacaaatataataaactGAGTGGACATAACATTTAAGCCAATGTAATTTTTACCCAACAACTCTTGTTCAGATAACATATCTGTGTATGCATTAATAAGTATAGTACAAACACAATACTACACTTATTAAAGAAAGTGATTAGAGATCATTCATATATTTCCTTCACACCGATCATCCCCATTCACACCAGGCTGTAAACACACTGGTATTATTTGTACTTGTGGATGCCAATAACTTTTTTCTAAAATACAACATTTGGCACCCACCACCAAGTGCTCAAGTGTTGGCcgttcaaaatatttaaatatgatgttTAAATATATGAATGACAAAGATTATTGATCATCAGTTATAATGATTTCAGTATATGAAGGAAGAGGTAAAATGTTCTTGCTGTGGTCCATGCAACACCACTGCCATCACCAAGGACACCACCAATAATCCCATGGTTAAAGTGAAAAGTCACACTGTTCATCTCACACATCTTCTACAAAACCACAGAGTGTATGATACTACAGAGGGGTTAGCATGGCCAGAAAAGAAAGAGGACAGTTAAGATTGGAAGGAGTGCTTAAATGTATTGGGGCACGTTGTTGGCATCGTGTTAAGGCAGACAGCAGCACTTTTCAGTCAGAACGATATGGTATGTATACATTCAtttgtgaagacaaacaaaacaaattaactcGATGTAAAACTACCTTGCAAGTTcattaaaaatatgtatacagcTATGTATGGTGTCATTGTCCATGTGGcccaatctttataaaaaataaatatatatatataactgtataaCACCATAATTTGCAACTGCATACCTAATATATGTGTTAGTCCTTTACTGGCAAatcaacattaataaaaaaaatgtaaaagagaaAATTCTATATTGGTGTGTACTGCGTGGGAATTCTGTATGTGCTGTCTTTCTATAATGAAAATGAACACATGTAAATGCATAGCCACGTACCTTTGGTAAATTCTCCTTGTACTGACACTGTTTGAAGGCATCGCCATAAAAATCTGCAGCTTGGTTAGCAAGTCTAGCTATAATAGCATCCTTCATTTTGTCTGTAATAAAGAAGACACAGTTTTAGAACACACAAATCTTTAAGAAAGTGGTAATGTCAGGGTTTGAGATTTGAAATGCATTGCTGCTCCTGGTGCTGTCACTATTTATTGAAACATTCTAGAtgatgtgggggaaaaaaacctgAAGTACACCCAACTTCTAATAAGAAGTAGTGAGTTAATATAGACATCATCTGTATCTGCTGTTTTTTCCAGTTGGTCTGTGTAGCTGTTCTGAGGCAAAGTCAGCGaatacatttgtgtttattaactacAGGAGGCACATGCAGGCTTATTTGTTTTCTATATAAGCTTGGATTTGAAAAATACCCCATCTCAGAACATGACCCATGCAGTTATTTTGCTTCCTTATCACAAATAGTTTTAGAATCTTGATATCATATATCAAAggattatatataaaatgtgcgAGATTTGGGCATGTTTGTCTTTGTTGGTGAATGGCAATGGAAGATAAAATGTGTTTTCCTCAATAGaattcaatttgttttgttttggggccCTCTAGTGTTGTACATGCTCATAATATTGTGGAACAGCCAAAGGAGAAActacttttaacaaaaaaaagtcaaCATAAATTTTCAGGCATGCCGTTCAACCAGAAGAAATACACGCCTATTTAATGAATGCTCACGAGTGTTCCTGACAGTGTTTTAATGACCAGGTTTGGTTCCATTTCAAATAGGAGTGAATGCTACTGACACAAATAGCGGTTGTAAAGGATTTGTCAAGTAATAATGGTTGTTAGCCATTATATTTTTCAACCATGAGCTGAAAGCCATGTAAAAGTAAAAAACTGCTGCTTCTAGTATGACATGGGGCATAATCAAAGGGGAATGTCTCATCAGATCAAATGTGAAAGAGAAGGATATGTGAAAGATCTGTATGTTCAGAggttgaaacaatgtggcagtgacaTAGGTTATCTGCTGGagaccacctgtaatggaacttcaTTGAGAGAACCAAAGAATACACCACACTTCACAAactgaaaacatgttttattgtcTCAATGGGTATCACGAAAAATTGGTAGTTTTGACTAGTTTTATCCTTTTAACataagaatattttaaaaaatgggtaAATAACACACGCTACCCATACTGACTAGtttacgtttttgttttgttttgtttttttgcacaaacacacacactgggatGGCAAATTAAGTCATTTTAGATGTGACCTGGCAAAGACAATTGTTCAAGACTGTAAATGCTTCTATAAAGTGACTTGTACTCTAATCCCACCGTTAGATCGAACCAAAACAAAAGATAGTAAACAGGATACCTGATGTGGCTTTCAGGAAAAACACCTCCTGTGCCTGAGCCAGCATGATCTGACTGAGGGTCCCAACCGTGTCTGGAGAGATGTCCATGGTGGGCTCTCGGTTCAAAGCAGACAACACTGTGTCTTTAATGTAAGAGAAAGCTCCACTGGCCAGCTGTCAGAAAAACACAAAGAGGAGCATTAGAGAAACACTTCAAGCAAGTTCGACCTTCCTGGCGCCTAATAACTTCATGTTTTGCAGTTCAAACACATTCCAATTCTCTAGATGCAATCAGACCTAAAGCAAAAAATACCAGAATGCAGCACTGCTGTAGtgctatattttaaatatttgtatgtcAATTATTAACATTAACAAAGTTAATAAAGCCAATAGGTAACTAATAAAACATTGATTTGCTGGACTTTGTTCCAAACAACTATGTGCGGAACTATATTAAATGTCTCTGCTGCCACCTTCTGGTCCGGTTTTGGAAATAGGGGGTGAATCTGTCCAATTTAAAACAGAGCAAACTGAAACCACAAGTTAGAAATCACATCTGAATACAATTTTGGTACATGCCAGTCAAAAgaatcaagataaaaaaaaaaaaatagacagtaCTGCAAAATAACCTAGATGGTAAAAATATACAAATGCATTCTCTGACTCCAGGAgaattccactgtatttaataaagATGTTATAGTGAACTAAAAATATAGACggtcaaacagaaaaaaagctgtgGAAATCCATACTGAACATATTAAAATGATACAGATCTAATTTAACATAAACCTGATGGATTTCAAGCTTCAAGCATAAATCATGGGTCATATAAGATCATGCTCTGTCCTACAACTTAATTTCTGTTCCCACAAAATGCTGTTCATTTCAATCAAAGTACCTGCATTCTTGCAGGAGGGAGAAGAGATTTGGTTTaataaggagagagagagagagagagagagagagagagagagagagagagagagaggagaaagaggacaATCCCTTGATTTTACCTGATAATATTTAGCAGCCGTCTTCAGTCCTTCGTCGCTATCCAGGTTTTGTTCAGAGGCGATCTGGCTGGACAGGGCACCGATATTGAATAAAACACAGCTCCTCTCATATCCCAGACTAGCCAGGGCTGCAATGGAAACAGTCTCATTTACGAGgtggataattattattattatttattttatagcagacgcccttatc
This window encodes:
- the pdcd6ip gene encoding programmed cell death 6-interacting protein isoform X1, with the translated sequence MATFISVPLKKSSEVDLVKPLTKFICATYSAGEDQGEYVRAVEELNKLRKSAVGRPLDKHESSLEILLRYYDQLCVVEPKFPFSENQLCLTFTWKDAFDKGSLFGGSVKLALASLGYERSCVLFNIGALSSQIASEQNLDSDEGLKTAAKYYQLASGAFSYIKDTVLSALNREPTMDISPDTVGTLSQIMLAQAQEVFFLKATSDKMKDAIIARLANQAADFYGDAFKQCQYKENLPKYFYFQEVLPVLAAKHCIMQANAEYHQSMLAKQQKKFGEEIGRLQHATDLVKTVASRYDEYVNVKDLSDKISRALAAAKKDNDFIYHDRVPDLKDLEAIGKAALVKSTVIKVPISQKFTDLFEKMVPLAVQNSMTVYNSRKAEIVNRLIGQMREATNLSNGVLASLNLPAALEDLSGDSIPQSILEKSRAIIQQGGLQSIDQLIKDLPELLQRNREILDESLRILDEEEATDNELRNKFGQRWQRTASNDLYKPLRTEGGNARNVLDKAVQADIVVKQRYGTHREMIALLCKPEAELNAAIPSANPAKTLQGSEVVSVLRALLANVNEVKMEREKLENDIKSAQFDMTSKFLTALAQDGAINEEAISVTELDNIYGGYTQKVLQSLKSQEEILGKIQNSHQEFATMRQSNADANQREEMLKKLAAAHDSYVELSSNLKEGTKFYNELTEILLKFQNKCSDIVFARKTERDELLKDLQQSIAQQPSAPSFPAVPAYQSTPSSTATPATATSSVPTPAPRTVFVQSKPQPPARPPPPAIQAQAANTSTPPASGAGPIPPATQPVSTPAAAPSPAQGPPYPTYQGYPGCYPMPVAYNPYAYGQYNMPYMYQAPGQAPYPNVQQPQQPGYPYPQQPYYPQQ
- the pdcd6ip gene encoding programmed cell death 6-interacting protein isoform X2, which gives rise to MATFISVPLKKSSEVDLVKPLTKFICATYSAGEDQGEYVRAVEELNKLRKSAVGRPLDKHESSLEILLRYYDQLCVVEPKFPFSENQLCLTFTWKDAFDKGSLFGGSVKLALASLGYERSCVLFNIGALSSQIASEQNLDSDEGLKTAAKYYQLASGAFSYIKDTVLSALNREPTMDISPDTVGTLSQIMLAQAQEVFFLKATSDKMKDAIIARLANQAADFYGDAFKQCQYKENLPKYFYFQEVLPVLAAKHCIMQANAEYHQSMLAKQQKKFGEEIGRLQHATDLVKTVASRYDEYVNVKDLSDKISRALAAAKKDNDFIYHDRVPDLKDLEAIGKAALVKSTVIKVPISQKFTDLFEKMVPLAVQNSMTVYNSRKAEIVNRLIGQMREATNLSNGVLASLNLPAALEDLSGDSIPQSILEKSRAIIQQGGLQSIDQLIKDLPELLQRNREILDESLRILDEEEATDNELRNKFGQRWQRTASNDLYKPLRTEGGNARNVLDKAVQADIVVKQRYGTHREMIALLCKPEAELNAAIPSANPAKTLQGSEVVSVLRALLANVNEVKMEREKLENDIKSAQFDMTSKFLTALAQDGAINEEAISVTELDNIYGGYTQKVLQSLKSQEEILGKIQNSHQEFATMRQSNADANQREEMLKKLAAAHDSYVELSSNLKEGTKFYNELTEILLKFQNKCSDIVFARKTERDELLKDLQQSIAQQPSAPSFPAVPAYQSTPSSTATPATATSSVPTPAPRTVFQSKPQPPARPPPPAIQAQAANTSTPPASGAGPIPPATQPVSTPAAAPSPAQGPPYPTYQGYPGCYPMPVAYNPYAYGQYNMPYMYQAPGQAPYPNVQQPQQPGYPYPQQPYYPQQ
- the pdcd6ip gene encoding programmed cell death 6-interacting protein isoform X3, which codes for MATFISVPLKKSSEVDLVKPLTKFICATYSAGEDQGEYVRAVEELNKLRKSAVGRPLDKHESSLEILLRYYDQLCVVEPKFPFSENQLCLTFTWKDAFDKGSLFGGSVKLALASLGYERSCVLFNIGALSSQIASEQNLDSDEGLKTAAKYYQLASGAFSYIKDTVLSALNREPTMDISPDTVGTLSQIMLAQAQEVFFLKATSDKMKDAIIARLANQAADFYGDAFKQCQYKENLPKEVLPVLAAKHCIMQANAEYHQSMLAKQQKKFGEEIGRLQHATDLVKTVASRYDEYVNVKDLSDKISRALAAAKKDNDFIYHDRVPDLKDLEAIGKAALVKSTVIKVPISQKFTDLFEKMVPLAVQNSMTVYNSRKAEIVNRLIGQMREATNLSNGVLASLNLPAALEDLSGDSIPQSILEKSRAIIQQGGLQSIDQLIKDLPELLQRNREILDESLRILDEEEATDNELRNKFGQRWQRTASNDLYKPLRTEGGNARNVLDKAVQADIVVKQRYGTHREMIALLCKPEAELNAAIPSANPAKTLQGSEVVSVLRALLANVNEVKMEREKLENDIKSAQFDMTSKFLTALAQDGAINEEAISVTELDNIYGGYTQKVLQSLKSQEEILGKIQNSHQEFATMRQSNADANQREEMLKKLAAAHDSYVELSSNLKEGTKFYNELTEILLKFQNKCSDIVFARKTERDELLKDLQQSIAQQPSAPSFPAVPAYQSTPSSTATPATATSSVPTPAPRTVFVQSKPQPPARPPPPAIQAQAANTSTPPASGAGPIPPATQPVSTPAAAPSPAQGPPYPTYQGYPGCYPMPVAYNPYAYGQYNMPYMYQAPGQAPYPNVQQPQQPGYPYPQQPYYPQQ
- the pdcd6ip gene encoding programmed cell death 6-interacting protein isoform X4 is translated as MATFISVPLKKSSEVDLVKPLTKFICATYSAGEDQGEYVRAVEELNKLRKSAVGRPLDKHESSLEILLRYYDQLCVVEPKFPFSENQLCLTFTWKDAFDKGSLFGGSVKLALASLGYERSCVLFNIGALSSQIASEQNLDSDEGLKTAAKYYQLASGAFSYIKDTVLSALNREPTMDISPDTVGTLSQIMLAQAQEVFFLKATSDKMKDAIIARLANQAADFYGDAFKQCQYKENLPKEVLPVLAAKHCIMQANAEYHQSMLAKQQKKFGEEIGRLQHATDLVKTVASRYDEYVNVKDLSDKISRALAAAKKDNDFIYHDRVPDLKDLEAIGKAALVKSTVIKVPISQKFTDLFEKMVPLAVQNSMTVYNSRKAEIVNRLIGQMREATNLSNGVLASLNLPAALEDLSGDSIPQSILEKSRAIIQQGGLQSIDQLIKDLPELLQRNREILDESLRILDEEEATDNELRNKFGQRWQRTASNDLYKPLRTEGGNARNVLDKAVQADIVVKQRYGTHREMIALLCKPEAELNAAIPSANPAKTLQGSEVVSVLRALLANVNEVKMEREKLENDIKSAQFDMTSKFLTALAQDGAINEEAISVTELDNIYGGYTQKVLQSLKSQEEILGKIQNSHQEFATMRQSNADANQREEMLKKLAAAHDSYVELSSNLKEGTKFYNELTEILLKFQNKCSDIVFARKTERDELLKDLQQSIAQQPSAPSFPAVPAYQSTPSSTATPATATSSVPTPAPRTVFQSKPQPPARPPPPAIQAQAANTSTPPASGAGPIPPATQPVSTPAAAPSPAQGPPYPTYQGYPGCYPMPVAYNPYAYGQYNMPYMYQAPGQAPYPNVQQPQQPGYPYPQQPYYPQQ